ATTAACAGTTTACACAAACAAACCACAGGGGGGTTAACTGTTACATTCAAACCTCAAGGGGTTTCATGCTTTTAGGGAAACcaaaagggttttttttgtgttcttttgtgcgtgtgtgtttttttttttttttggaaaaaataaaaagggtatGGCACTAATAGATGGGAGCTATACAAGAGATTTGTAAAAGAAAgtcaatatatattattttgataatattaaaGAACTTAAgtttacagaaaaaaaaaaaatatatatatatatatatattaaaatttgttgGGATATTTGTCATTATTTTGGTGTATTTCTATTTGTTACCCCTTGTTTGTCCTTTCCTTACTACCATACAAAAAGCAAGATAAAAGAATTAGCAGTTTAGCACTAAAATTTATGCAACAACAAAGCACACTAGCATGGGTAAAACCTTAACCTTAactagaaaaaataatgaattacCTGTTGACTCTGTTATTAATATAAATCTGTACAAATTGAGGGCAGATAGAACCTGTGAAAAGTTTGATCAAGGAATCCATTAATTAGTCAGCACTGATTCATTAACGTATTATAACTCAAattcaaagataaaagaaaTCTTCATCATTAGGATGAATAAATAAAGTTACTCTATACACTTCTAGGCTGTAAACATCTCATCttcttttgcaaattttttatccAATAGTTTATttacctatttaatttttttttttttttttaaaggctaaACTAATAACATTATCATAGACGGCATACTAAAACCACAAATACATGTCTTGGCATAAGCCAAATAGAAAAAACACTACCCACTGTGAACTAAACCAACGCAGAGCATGGACATGGTTGtagtatatattttaaacaatacaCGAGGTCTGTCCGAGTACTTCCAGAAAAGAGCTTTAACGCTATTAAAATTTAGCAGAAAATGTCATATGTTTAGTAATTTCACTAAAGGGCTTTAAAGAGGTCTTCAAAGCTGAAAACAGTTTTAAGGCTAAAGCTGAAATTTTAAGCTCTAGTGTTAAAACTCTCTAGTGCATTGTTCCAgcctttaataaaaataatgatttgaAATAATTGCCCAtacttatttttcaaatgaCACTTAAATGGCCACTTAAGTTTCCACTGATTTtaagagagagcgagagagagaacaacaataattaaatgAAACTGACCATTAATTGAATTGATTGGGTTCAAGTCTGATAATACAAGGCATTTTTATTATGTCCTCTGTTAGAGTTGTTGCTGTcgtttattttttgtatattagTACAAGGATAATGAATAGACATAATTTCccatacttattttttaaacaacacTTAATGGCCACCTGAGTGTCCACTGATTttaagagtgagagagaaaaacaaaaacaacaattaaatgaatatttgtcattaattgaattaattggGTTCAACTATGATAATATAAGGCATTTTTATTATGTCCtcttttagagtatttatttaattattcaatttgCATATAGTACAAGGGTATTCTTGTAATCTTGccatattaaaatataatatatatatgccaattctctctctctctctctctctctctctctctctctctctctctctctctccttaacCCCAATTTTCTAGTTTACAACTCAACTTGGTATAAGAGCACGCGCTGAAGTAATACACTCCAAAAAACTAGAACAACAATCAAATTCAACTAATCAGCCACCAAACAACTTCTAATAAATGCCATAGCAATCTGCCAAACAGCATAAAGAAATTTTGTAAAGGAACAAAATAAAAGTcgcaatataaaaaaaaatgaagcattactgacaaaaataataaaatcagaAGATTTTAAAATGCTACTAGAATAAATACCGCATCACCATGCTCAGGAAGGGATGGAGGTCCTCCCTGTGGCGGCCTCAAAACAAACTCCACCAGTTCAAGGATGCTGGCATTCCAACAAAATGAATTTGGGCATTCTTTATTTCCAATTTGCTGAGCTTCATTATTTCCCATTGATATTCTTTTGCGATTTTCCATGTACATTTCCCCTTTAGCAAGATCTATAAGAATTGCAATCTACAAAACATTGTTATGAATACATCAGATAATGAAGCCTTGACTCTAAAAGGTTAAAAATTATAGAAACTGGCTTGAAAAAATTACCATCGAGGAAGAGTCACTATTTTTAATCAAagcttttaaaatttcaaacctcTGAGAAGTTGGGATATCAGCAAGTACCTGGTTTTGAGTAGCAAAATGAAGCAGCTATTAACAATGCATGTAAAGAAGGTAAACAAGAGAGAACATAGCTTAAGAACACAGTAAAAtcttaaaagttttaaattaaaaatggtaaGGACCAAAACATAACCCACTTTTGGATAACACAGCAAATAAATTTCTTGTAGATTTACAACATCAAGGCATTAAGAGACAAATTCCATACCCTTTTAAATGCATCAAAGGAAAGCTTCCTTAACACAGTATCTGGTGCATACATGATGACCATTTTAATGGCCTGAAATGTTAGTTTTGATCATCAGAGAAGAAACTTTAATAAGACAAATGCATATAATGTACAAACTAAAGCTGACAAACAACTACCTGTAAAGCAGCAAAGAGACTAGGCATATAAGATGAGAAGTCTATATGTTCATCACATTTTTGGAAGATGTTTTCATCAGTGATGCAAAGCAAAAAGTCGATGGCATGTCTCTTTAACTCCCATGGCAGATTAACAAAAGAGTAAATGTGCTTCAACATGCCTACTGCTTGCCACCTTTCAGTCTGGTTACTTCGAAGTTCATCCTTGACAGCAGTCAGGTCCTCTTTAGCAGCCTGAGCAACCCCATCCAAGACATTGCCCCAAATCACTGcctcaataaaattaaatacatttCAGACAAATAATATCAGGAGAACTTCCAATAGAATGATCAAATTTGTATTCAAAAGCATGAACCTGAAAGTGATGCACCATGTTTGACATAGGATAAACAACTCATAtaatcatcttcatcttctgtGCATTTGCCAAACAGAAAaaagtagtaataataaataaacaaacgaAAAAACCAACAAGCTAGAGCAAGAGAGGTGATCAATATAGTATACAAAAGTAAGTATACCTCCTGTAACAATGTTGGTCATTTTGTCAACATCAGACCCGGTTATTAATCCAAAATATGATATGCTACAATAAGGGTAGAAGCATGACAATTGTGACACCAATTGATGACAGCTTGATCTTTTATAAAACATGCTGACTGATGCAAGAGCCTGCATATCAAGGGTGTATTTCAAGACACATACACAGATATATTAAAAATCAGTACAATAGATAAATAAGAAATTACtactaaaatacaaaattttaaataaataaataacccacaagcaaatgAAAGAGGAGAGAGATTGTATACAGTCAAACACGAAAGTATTTTCTAgatgtaacaaaaaaaataattaatgctCAAACTGGAAGTTCAGTTCCACAGAGAAATGCCAACCATGATTTGCAAGACATATAGACCAAGTAGAGCACGAAGTTTTTCATTTACAATGCCCTCCTGTTTCACAGAATGGAAGGTCATCACAATCTCATAAAAGGatataaaaaatctaaagaatAAATATGGGAGTGTCACAGACCAACTTTGTGCAAACTTCATGTATAGAATTGGCAATGCCTACAGCTCTATCAAACAATCCATCAATTTCTGTATCTCCATCTTCTGGCTCTAATGAGATGACCTTTAAAACACTAACGATAACAGGAACTGCTACTTTTACTTGCTCAAAGTGACGCCTCTGAATGGAAAGGAATACTGAAAACCAAAAAGAGTATGGACCAACAACTTTCTCAGCCCACTGCAGGCAAAAAATGTAGCTTTCACATCTTTCATACAGAGTCACACAGATTTTAAGAACGGAACCACATTGTACAAGAACAGAACTGCAAGAAAATTTgcacataaatataaaatttagaccTCTTTATTTGGTTAAACTTCTGGTACATGCGCCCATAGAAAACCAAGATATATAGAAATATCTCTCAATCACCAGTTGTCAATACAGATACCGGATCTGAACTAAGATATATAAATTAGGGTAGTAGAAATTCTTTATAAATGGCTTCAATAGGCTTGAAAGCTATTCCTATGGTCTTaacataatataaataataaactgTCCAATTTTCACTGGGCAGCTGCATTTCAACTAAAAAGAATTCAAGAAGAGATAGCTATTTGTTAAATCAAAGAGCATTTGTTTAGTGAGTCGATTTTGCATAATTCTTCTCCAAACATCAGTAGCCAAGACaagattaaatttaatttaatttgagaTGGCTCAGTTCTCCTCCAGAAGGAGCTTTGACACCTTTAAATTTCTGGCCTGAACAGGCCTAGGCTCAATACAGCTGAATTTTCAAAAAGGACCCTGAGCAGTCAGCCAATCTGCAGTTGATGTCTTTGACCATATCTGTGGCTATGTTGTAGACTCAGCTCAGCCCTGTAATTGTGATGCCCGCCCAAATCGCACAAAAACCTATAAGTGACTCCATAAGTTTCCCCACAAAAGACCAGCTACTTCTGCGGCACTAGGATTGCTCTTAAAAAGAGCTATTGCAAACAAGTTGCTCACTAAGGACTTTTCTGTTCCTTCACTTCAAAATATGGAACCCAGCATACCTAACACACACATCTATTCCTCTTACTTCAAGTTGAAAGAACTCCGGCTTAAAGTCCAGTTTTCATAATGTTAATTAAAGGGAAACCCCTAGAAACAGTAATGGCATTGAATAGAATAACACTTTATTAcatatgacacaaaattagaatgCAAACCCCAGCATAGAGAAAGTTGCGGAATATAAATCTTTTTCAGATTTAGACATTGCCTGACCATTTAACCCAAATCACTTAAGTCCCAATATTTTGCTCTTCAAAGATTTGAGGTGGAAGTATGGACCTGGAAACAATACTACATGAAAGGTTTCCCTATAATTTGATGTGCATATTTAACAAACATTATGAAAACTGGACACATATTTAGAAGAAGACTGAGGAACCCTTCCAAATCTTTATAAATGTCAAACAATGATCATgagttgtgtttttttttttgttatttatagctttaaaattaatctcattatttgtacttattttattccttttggtGCCTGTTATTCATCTTTTCAACTAAAAATTAgcaaaagaaatatttaaaattacGTTTAATTACCATTTTGGCCCTCAACCTTCGCCTCATGTTTCAAAATGGTGTGTCATTCCTTAACCTTTTGTTATTGTGTGAAAATAGTCATTGCCATTAAATAGTGGATGGAAAAGTCTGACATGACAAATggtaagaataaaataatatgtttatgCTTATTGAATTCCACTGTGGATGCCATGTAGcctttattaaataaataaataaaagtaaaagcatGAAACAATCAAGATGCCAAGTTAGCTGTGCTATGGTTGGGGACTTGCTTCTCTGCCAACCAAACAAGTGGTTTAGTTGCAGACCTAGCCAGACACATTGTGCACAAATTTATGAAACCAAAGCTCAGTCTCCATTCAATCATAAGCCCGCCCAATGTGTAACTAGGCTTCTTGTGAAGACCCTCCATAAATGATATCCATGCAATAGGAAGAATGCATGCAATGTTGAGATCAAGGGATGCTTGATATACATAAACTCTAGTTCAAGTACTTCCACAATCAAGCACGACATAGAACTTATATGGTCCTTGAGACCAATAAGAATAAACATAGAGAGaaatcatataaattaaaagaaCCAACAAGAATAAGCAGAAGATAATCATGGGAAGGCGCAACCACTTGTTGCACTTGGACGGGTTTCCTCCAAGCAATCCCTTCTCCTTTGACCACGTAGCATACACAGTGTCATCCAGTTAGCATAAACATACTATTCTAATCTCGCCATTTGCAACATCAGAATTTCCACCATTACTTAAAAGCAATGACTATTTTGACACAAGAACAAAAGGTTAAGGACTAGaatgacacaattgaaaggttagggaTCATTTTGAAACATGTGGCAATTGTTGACGACCAAAATGGTAATCAAAacttaatattatttaattagttattaaatatttaatcatTAATATTTCCCTGCCATGTCATGTCCAAGATCAAGAATCGATGTATTTTCGCATTTGTATCAGAGCATGTTTCATCAAATTATTGTggttttattgaatttattttacagaaaaataaattgtatgtAATACTACTATGAAGAAGAAATTATGCAAAAAGAAGACATTATCAGCAATTACTCAATTGGATTGGGCCGATCCATGGATGGCGTGCAGTTTATTAATATGTAAATAAACTAATATACCACTGCCTTCATCCATTAAGGCAACACAAATGAATTTCATTACCTTTTGAGAGCCCACTTAGGAGAGGGGCAACATAAGCAGAAGCCTTGATCGTCTTACTTAATGCCTGGTATCAAAATCACTTGTTAGCAAAAAACTAGACCACAGAACAAAAAGTAATTACAAGTAATAGAGTAAATGGATCAATTAAGCATACATGCTtctctacaaatataagaaGCAATGAAAAATACAGAGGTATCACAATTATCCCACATAATTGAAGCAGCAGAATCTAGGTTCACAAATATCAGACAACAATCTGAAGACTAATATCTGATGGATCATATATAGAGAAATTCCATTTCAATgcatataaattattataatggCGTCATAAAGTTCCATTTCTAATGTCTGCTTTGATTAGTCactcaaaacatgaaaaattaagatttgaAAGCCAGATGAATAACAGAAATAAGTGCTGAGAAAAACTTGACATGTAGGAGTCACAAAGTAAAAGCCTATTATATAATGGAATTAATAATTGTCAAATTATTTCAAACCTAAGTATGTAAAGCAATAgattaattgaaaataaataacggtggcaaaaaaaaaaaaaagaataacagGAATAAAGATGGTGAGCAACATAGGACCAGTAATATGTCCATGTTGGTTACAAGCTCTACAGTTTAAAGTAATGGACATTCTCCATTACTGTTCCAAAACACGTTAAGCTATGAGCAAGTCTGTACAACAATAAGATAATTTGAAACATTCATCAATAGgaggtga
This genomic stretch from Castanea sativa cultivar Marrone di Chiusa Pesio chromosome 1, ASM4071231v1 harbors:
- the LOC142621637 gene encoding aberrant root formation protein 4 isoform X1, with the translated sequence MSEESADDHRPSSPLVLRVRQILHSCSKLIEGGDSHQSENSVSELVKFFETISDAALSDPDNVDAQNNALEVLLEIHGYLCSPSSDQEVIDALSLVLPKTVAKFACVSDRCLEIADSVIDRFVAMCNPRDMLSILCEALSKTIKASAYVAPLLSGLSKVFLSIQRRHFEQVKVAVPVIVSVLKVISLEPEDGDTEIDGLFDRAVGIANSIHEVCTKLEGIVNEKLRALLGLYVLQIMALASVSMFYKRSSCHQLVSQLSCFYPYCSISYFGLITGSDVDKMTNIVTGEDEDDYMSCLSYVKHGASLSVIWGNVLDGVAQAAKEDLTAVKDELRSNQTERWQAVGMLKHIYSFVNLPWELKRHAIDFLLCITDENIFQKCDEHIDFSSYMPSLFAALQAIKMVIMYAPDTVLRKLSFDAFKRVLADIPTSQRFEILKALIKNSDSSSMIAILIDLAKGEMYMENRKRISMGNNEAQQIGNKECPNSFCWNASILELVEFVLRPPQGGPPSLPEHGDAVLSALNLYRFILITESTVTNGTGKTNYTGVLSKENLQKAYNEWLLPLRTLVTGIMAENGNDCDQLAFDAVCTLNPVELVLYRCIELVEEKLK
- the LOC142621637 gene encoding aberrant root formation protein 4 isoform X3 gives rise to the protein MSEESADDHRPSSPLVLRVRQILHSCSKLIEGGDSHQSENSVSELVKFFETISDAALSDPDNVDAQNNALEVLLEIHGYLCSPSSDQEVIDALSLVLPKTVAKFACVSDRCLEIADSVIDRFVAMCNPRDMLSILCEALSKTIKASAYVAPLLSGLSKVFLSIQRRHFEQVKVAVPVIVSVLKVISLEPEDGDTEIDGLFDRAVGIANSIHEVCTKLEGIVNEKLRALLGLYVLQIMALASVSMFYKRSSCHQLVSQLSCFYPYCSISYFGLITGSDVDKMTNIVTGEDEDDYMSCLSYVKHGASLSVIWGNVLDGVAQAAKEDLTAVKDELRSNQTERWQAVGMLKHIYSFVNLPWELKRHAIDFLLCITDENIFQKCDEHIDFSSYMPSLFAALQAIKMVIMYAPDTVLRKLSFDAFKRVLADIPTSQRFEILKALIKNSDSSSMIAILIDLAKGEMYMENRKRISMGNNEAQQIGNKECPNSFCWNASILELVEFVLRPPQGGPPSLPEHGDAVLSALNLYRFILITESTGY
- the LOC142621637 gene encoding aberrant root formation protein 4 isoform X2, with product MSEESADDHRPSSPLVLRVRQILHSCSKLIEGGDSHQSENSVSELVKFFETISDAALSDPDNVDAQNNALEVLLEIHGYLCSPSSDQEVIDALSLVLPKTVAKFACVSDRCLEIADSVIDRFVAMCNPRDMLSILCEALSKTIKASAYVAPLLSGLSKVFLSIQRRHFEQVKVAVPVIVSVLKVISLEPEDGDTEIDGLFDRAVGIANSIHEVCTKLEGIVNEKLRALLGLYVLQIMALASVSMFYKRSSCHQLVSQLSCFYPYCSISYFGLITGSDVDKMTNIVTGEDEDDYMSCLSYVKHGASLSVIWGNVLDGVAQAAKEDLTAVKDELRSNQTERWQAVGMLKHIYSFVNLPWELKRHAIDFLLCITDENIFQKCDEHIDFSSYMPSLFAALQAIKMVIMYAPDTVLRKLSFDAFKRVLADIPTSQRFEILKALIKNSDSSSMIAILIDLAKGEMYMENRKRISMGNNEAQQIGNKECPNSFCWNASILELVEFVLRPPQGGPPSLPEHGDAVLSALNLYRFILITESTGKTNYTGVLSKENLQKAYNEWLLPLRTLVTGIMAENGNDCDQLAFDAVCTLNPVELVLYRCIELVEEKLK